A window of Nicotiana sylvestris chromosome 8, ASM39365v2, whole genome shotgun sequence genomic DNA:
aaaatgtccggacccgtcaaatatttctaccgcaaatttcgcatttgacacaattcttgtcataagcgaagatgccaatgatgacgtattgttgacacttgatgtagattcttcttgtttattgtctcccatctttgacacaaatattatttaatagctgacgacacaaatcaagattatttcctttctggtgtggaagatcagactaagctgcaaccacagagcatactcagacagaaccttgactcagttaccaagataaatcttttctgatgtggaagatcagactatgctgcaaccacagagcatacttagacagtaccttggctctgataccaattgttgcggaagccaaatgtatatagtgtgaataagtcacaactactataccaaaaattatgacagccaccaaataataaataagacaataaagcaacaataaagggaacaccagaatttacgaggttcggctaattttgcttactcctcggacacaaccaatattttatttcactccaaaaatacaagtgaaataatactaaagagagaagatacaaatgtcttaaacagatgagaaggcaaatgagaggtgtgtttaaatcctaaacattaagccttcttttatagggggaaaatccccccaactattgctaacccaccgatgtgggaagcTGAAATATTTGACATTTCAACAACAGAAACATAAAGCTTGAGATATCTATTTGCGTTTTTCACAGAGTTGAAGAATGAAAAAGAGTAGGAGTATTAGAGTAGGCCGTTGAAGGGTGTTCCACCACCAAATCAGATGGAGAGTTAGAGATGTATTTATAGGCCAAGAAAAAATGGCTAGGGTTCTATAGGCGGGTATATTTTGAATTCGGATTTCAAAAAAAGTGTTCAAATCCGAACGTTGGAGTTGTGGCAGGGCTTCACGTGATTTTGcttcaaaaaatattaaaaatatttgGCTTCTTGTGTTTGCTAAAGCTCATTGCATGAGAGAGATAATAACCTCTATGAAAAGGCTGAAACCGCAGCAACCTTGCATGGAAATGGCAGAACCAATCTGATTAGAGAAATAAGAGGTCTGAAACTTCGTCAAAAAGGGAAGACGCCCAGCTATAAAGAGATTTTGGAACCCTAGTCTATTGTAATGGGTTAATTAGTTTGGATTGGATCGATTCTGAATATGTGTACGTGGGCTACTAGAACTTGGGCGAATTTTTACCTATAATGTGTTAGAAACTTATTAATCATTTTTTTTAGGTTTCTTAAGAATTACATTATGTATCTATATTTACTATTTATgtacaaaatataataaaagaagGATCCCTCAAATATAGGAATTAATTTGTAACGTATCTCTCATCCCCATCTATCAGCTTTAGCCTCCTAAAATCACGATTTTTTTCTTCCTAATTTCAAAAAAGTTTAAAGTCATTCTCTCTTTCATACAAATCCAccaatatctctctctctcatacaaatcaaactattATCTCTCTAAAATTGTAGCATCATATATTTCTCTGAATCAATTCCAccaacaaccattaaaaagcttcaaCTATTGACAAATCCATCGGCATTATCTCTGAAATTGCAGGTAGAGAGGTCTGCCATTGACATACCTTTAAAAAGGTTTGAAACTTTGAATTAGATATTCGGATTTTAAGAATTTATGATTTCTTTGGGTTGAGTGTTCTTGAAAACGATTGAAAATATCCTTTAGAGTTTATATCTTAATTTGAAGGGAGATTGTGTAAGTTTAAAGTTCGTTTTAGGttgaattttagattgaaactcgagGAAGAAGAAGTTTCGGAATTGTATGATAATTGTATCTGAGTTgtatttgataaatcaatacctAAGATAATTTTGATACAAGACTAATACTATTAAAATACAATATTTTATCACAATTTAAGTTTAGGGTTGGTTCTAGGTGGATGTtttaaattgaaacttgaaaaagatGAAGATCAAAAGTTATATCATAATTTAGAATTGTATCACGATTGTATCACAATTTTTACCAAAAACAATACATGATACAATACTAATACAAGTATAATATGATATTGTATCAATTTAAGTTTATAGTCGATTTTAAGTTGTATCAGAATTATGTAAGATTTTTTTAGGATTatattaaatttgtatcttaattATGAGCAGTTGTGAGTTGCTGACGAATTTCACAATTTGTATAACAAATAATAGttatatattaatttattagtaTTGTATCAAGTATTATTTTGGATATTAAGGTACCACCTACAAGTTAGATACAACTGTGATACAAGTATGATACAATTATGTTTTATGTATTGATGTATCTGATACAATTTAATACAATTATGAGACAGTTATCATACAATTACTGaatatttctttattttcagtgTTGTCCGGTCTCCCAGCAGAAGAACGATACAATTGATGATTTAATAATATAAAGCTATCGGCAATGGTAGGAAGAGAGAAGATGGAGATTTTAAGCGTTGATTAAGGGATCTGGTTGTAAAAAAAGAAGGAGAGAGAAGAGGAGAGGGAGAAAAAGGAAAGGATATAATTggatcccttaattgaaggcactaataatgaGATGAGAGCCTTTTAAGGAGCAATCTACACAATTTGTAAGAAAAACCTAGATACTTATTAAAAACTACAAAACATAAAGAATATTGGTAAAGAAGTTTTTAATAGAGTATAGCTAGGTAAAAATCCTAATTTAAAATTTTGGGCGAGTGGGTTTGGTCTTGGGGGGATAAAGGTCTTTGGGCTGGCCTTAAATGGTTCTCTTAATTTGGACTTGAAATGGTTCCTTCTTGGTATTTTTTTTGGGCTCCTAAATTAGACTTAATTAGCTCTTTCAAATGTATTATAAAATATATTAagtagataataataataataataataataataataataataataataataataatattaacaacaataacaatagtaATAATAAAAGTATAATACTAATAATAATGACGAGAATAGTAATCTTAATAATAATAGTACTAATAGTAGtagtaataaaataataataataataataataataataataataataataataataataataataaaaaatgaaaatagtacTAGAAAATAAAGTATTTGATATATTAATAATTTAGAAGCACAAGGAAATTaattggaagaaagaagagacaaaattggatgtcaacaggagagacctcgcaaatgcgatggttttctcgcatttgcgagcttcactattgcgaagctcaggtcgcaaatACCACATCTGCAGCTATGTAAAAgggacttagacgggatttttcatctattgttcaaattttcaaaacctaaaacatAAGAGGTAATTTTCCAAAaaccatttcttccccaaatcataggtaagtgattctaaactagtttctttcaatctttcacttcattttacaagatttcaacctagaatctaagatttccatggtggaattggggatttttgggtagaaactagggatttcgaaatttgggaatttagacctcaaattaaggtcggattccaaaaccagtGATATATccaggctcgggggtgaatgggtaatcgggttttgatccgAATTTCGAGTTCAGATCAAGCGGGCCCAGGtgttgacttttattgactttttcaaaaatagcctaaattgaattccttgcaatcgtgggtagttcctaaggcttaaattgaattgtttggttggtaatttctAGATTCTATTTGTCCGGAGGCTTGTGTGAAGGAAAAAGcggtgattgagctttgagttggccgttggagcgaggtaagtgttatgtctaaccttggcttgagggattattgttgcttatttgctatgtgttggttgttgagtacaacgtataggtgaggtgacgagtacctatgcgttgttatcgagtcatagcatgcgagtgagtcttattcATGTAATCGTGGTATTCTTTAATCATATTGtacatgcttagactagttattctttatgttaagcaactcttatcatgttttagagaatttgatattgattgagtattgactcaaagttGAGGTTGATATTGTGGAACTAAATGTTGAAGTGAGACTTGTTATGGATAATTCTATTTCCCTGTTGTTATTGTTCTTGTTTTGGTGAGgtagagtgtaaagcacaaagggtgatgtcgtgccatctttatatttattatcatgtgaggaagagtgtaaagcacgaagggtgatgtcgtgtcatttCATATTTATTaccatgtgaggaagagtgtaaagcatgaaggatgatgtcgtgtcattttatattcattatcactatttttttatttattatagtgaggatgagagtaaaaacacgaagggtgatgccgtgcacttgtttttGCTAAGTTAAATATTTTCATTGGtgcaaagcatgttgattgttgtgtttctttactgttaccattttcatgatcTTGTACTCCcctcagcatgttttccccctcccattatTATCTGTTTAGCTTCTATTAGTTGTTATTGCTCGTATActgtttaactgcacaggtttatgtatgtgtcttgtcctagcctcgtcactacttcgctgaggttaggttcgacacttactagtacatgagatcggttgtactgataatgcactctgcactttctgtgaaAATTTCGGTACTAGACTGTGATGACCCAAGTTGAGCTGCTGACTTCAATcccacaggagacccaaggtagatatGCCGGCATTCACAAACCTTGGAGTCCCCTTCCAGTTATTTCAGTTTACTGTTTCTTTTATTCGAAAACAGTTGAATTTTCCTTCAGCCATATTTATAgtcactcttagaagttcgtgaactATGACACCAAATTCTGAGTAGTTGTATATAAATATTTGGGTTATTATGAACTTCCGCACTTCTTTAATCTGTTATGATATAATTGATGTTATTTACTGCTTCGTTTAAGAGTTAACGTATTTAATTTctaattgttggcttgcctagcaactgaaaggttaggcgtcatcacggtcccgatggtgCGGATTGTGACAGAACTCGAATTGGAGTAGATTTGATTTTAGTAAAAATCAACTTCAATCTCGAAATTTTGCAACTTCGTAAAAAGATTTTGATACTTATTAAATTGAGTGTAAGTTTATACTTAAgtatgtaaaaataaaaattttaaaatcaaGTCATGACCAGGGGCAAATCTACCATATAAGTTACAAGTTCGGCAAAAATCAGTTAACTTAGATCATGTATTTGTGTTAAGAAATTTACTTAATATGTATAAAAATGAATTCCGAACCTAGTAACCAAAAAGAGTTGTGGGTTCACAATCCACAATTTAATGTTTTGAATCCGCCTCTTGATATATGTACATTTGGCTCGGGTCAATTtggctttctcttttctttcctttcctctAAAGGTGCAATGCCTTGTTGCTGTATTGGAATAAATTGAAAATTTCTATAATTTAGATCATATACTTAATAGTTACTTTCTTTGACCTGGTGTAATGGACAATCCTTAGACATTAAGATATATAGAGCTAATAACAATGAAACAAGAGCAAAGTTCTCTTATTATGAAAGCAGTTTTGTTTACAAGAAGACAAAAACCAATTCTCTCTAAAAAGACCTAAAATATAGTTACCCCAAAATAAAATTCACACACTCACAAAACCATAATGCTAATGGCTTATTGTCCAAATGACATCCATATTGAGGCAGGTGATCAATTCACAATCCAGAAAGAAGAATCAATATTTTTCAGCTGCTGGCTTCCCTTCTTTTATTACAATATATCCTCAATGATATGCCAAATATTAACAGTAGCAAAAGGCTGATTGGAATGGCCACAGACAAAGCTATCACTTTAGCCATTGGCTGACCCTCTGAGCTTCCTGCAACAttaaaatacaacaattaggacaTAAAACACAAAGAGGAAAGTAATGTTTTCTGAATGATCCATATTGAATTAGGGGTGTCAAATGGGCGAGTTGGGCTGATTTGGGTGGGTCGTAATGGACTGAGTCAATAAATGGACACGTTATTAACACGTCCAAAAGTTTTTTGGGCTGGGATGGTCTGGGTCAAGATGGGCTAACGTTTGGTTTAAAGCTCAATCTGCCCAACTCTCATCAAACTTTAGTTAATGTGTGTTGTTTTCTTATGAATTATTTTATAATCAAAATAagacttttttcttttgttatggtcatatataaTATATCGaacaaaaagaattatttttAAACTATTTTAGCAAAGTTACTCATGAATTAATTTAAGCTAAAAATTAGCCCAACTTTAGACAGATTAAGATGGTCTAGGTTAAGATGGGATGGGTTCAACACATGAGCGGGTCAATGACTGGCCAACCTTGGACGGATTGGACATGTTAAATGGGTAGGTGCTCAAATTGTCACCGCTATCGATTAATGATATTATTACGCTTCTTAgtaatttcaatttcaaatccaGATAATTCATGTAATTAAACTCCTGATCCATATAACAATATAAATGGGGTTTTGACACAGTTACCcacaaaaacaaaactatttatccttgtctacccatttatttttctacccataaactaattacatttcctacccatagtagtttttgtggggaattttttctttattctccaattcttttttatttctatgcttcttttctttttttcttcttctccctttttcttttttctcgttttcttcttatttttttctatttttccttttctaatttcatttaattttttttaatattctttttctcttcataatctaatttcatttactcttttcattattttttattattccttttttatactattactaaagaaaaattaaattatgtactaattaaatgtagctaatacaaccaaaaaatgttaactaacatatgataccagTATAGTATATAGATATACCAACAGGTATACAATTGCATGCAAGGAGTTAAGaaaattttttaatttaattattaaactgaaataatatcagttgtcaataaaaatttcaaaaaattctaaaagaatctaattgtaagagtatacCGTTATATTATATAGCATactataatatttttattttattttttgcattttcaatttgCCCCTCATGCTGGGTAAAAGCTTAAatcaaattaaaagagaaaaagcaAGTGAATTTACGGTTaataagtatactattatagtatattgcATACTATTACAGCATATTGTTACAGTATATTGCATATTATTATTATAGTATACTATTATAATATATTGCATACTATAATAGTATAAgcagtataactatatactcctatagtatattgtatactgtAGCGGTATAGTGTTAGGTAACTGTATTCTTCTTCGATTATTACAATATACCGCTGCAGTATATTgtaaactataatagtataccgttgcagtatagctatatactcctatAGAATAGTGTATACCGTAGCAGTATACTATTGGGTAGttgtgttcttcttcgattttcaactgaaaatttcgatctcaatcacctcaaatcagctccaaatgctatcaaattttagtatgaacttccagaaggtattataagcaatatttaacagcacccactttgaatcaaacaagaaatcttcaaaataaaaaatttaaattcaaGGGCCAAGGCAAGAGCAAGAGCTAGGAAAAGAACAATCAAGAAAAAGTGGAGCAGAATTAAAATTAGTCAAAGGTCAACTTCTCAGATAATCAGATCTAATTTCTTTTTAAAGAAGGGTATAAGGGAAATGGCAGAACAATTTTGTAAGAACAAATTACAAGTAAATTAAGAAGTAGCaaacaaggaaataattcaaggATCTGGAGTTGCTAAAATTAAGACCAAGCCTTTCGTTAATCATGGGTTTTCACCCAAATTTCTCTGCTCCTATAGAGTCATCAACTACCTACTAGGGGTAACCTGAAGTTGTGCCCTCGTCCAAATTCTCAGTGTTGAAAGAAGAgctattttaataaataaatgaataatcgggtaaatagtttgggccgCATGGGTAAGAATAATAAATAGTTTGGACATGAACATTAAAGGATAAATAGTTTGGAATTAatgggtataaagtgagatttttCTTTACCTGATTTAGGGCGACCAAAACAACGAATTTCTTTGCTGGTTGAGTAGTTTTCAAATCCACATAACTCAAATTTTGCTTCACAAGCTGTACAATTCGGCACATTCCATGTCAAGCTTAAACCAAACAAATCTGAATATTTTAAATCATTCGATGCTATAGACAAATTTCTAGCAGTAACGTTACACCCCGGCATATATTTTTCATAATCTGAGCCATCATAAAACGCTAATAAATCAGTTGTGTCGTTGCTAAGGCAATCAACAACGAGTGATCTGAAGGTCAATGGATACTCTGATGGACAACTTAGGATGGTGTAATTCACAATCACATAAGGTTCGAAAGGAGAAGATGAAAGATTCAAGTTCATTAGTCGACGCGCAAGGCAATTATCAGCGTCAAAGAGTTTAATTTCTGGATTGGAATATCTGATTGTTCGGACTAAAAATTCCCCAGAAAAAGGAAGATTAAGAACTGTGTATCCTTGGCTATTGCATTTGAGATTAAAGCCAGGGTAGCCAcaattttgtggatgttggttttcTAGGTAAAATGGGAATCTTATAGGGAACTTATTTTTAGGACAATATGATTCTGAGCAATCATTTTTGGCATAGACAACCAAAACTGGCAAGAAAAGAATGAGCAGCACTTTCAGGATATCCATCACACGTTTTACAATAAAGTCTGTATAGagaaatataatataaatacatCCACCAAGGTGTGTTGTGGGAGGGTGGGACCTCTTCAGATTCGAGTTTTGGGAACGGAAAAACTCTGAATATGAAGCACTTTTTCTTTAAATGAACCCTACACGCTGCGAATCTGGATTACTTAGTGTGTGTCTGAATATCTCATAGTTATACGCCAAAATAAAGTATAAGTACATATACACATATCTATACTGCAACTATGAATTGAAAATAATGTATGTAGTCCTTTTCTTGATCAATTCTATCGGCTGACTTTCCTCTTAGGACTTCTCAAAGTCAAAAGTTATAGAGGGTGTAGAAGTTCTTTATATAATGGTTGTTGGATACTTCTCAAATACTATAGATTGGAAATGTTCATAGAGAATGATTTGTGACGCGAACTACTTAGTTTGGAGAACAATTTTGTTTTAACTCAAGGATAAATCCATTAATCTTTGATAATTCTTGCTTAGATTAATTTTCTCCTCTCTTATAATTTTATAGCTAGTAGTACTTAGTGATGTTAGGTCGATTCACCcttgtttttttaattattagCTAACAACAATATTTGTCCAGTCATTGATAAAATAAGAATATTAGATTTGAAATTTTATATCTCGTACTAGCTAGTACTACTGAAGACCAAATGCTGGAGAGAGAGAACattataaagaaaaaatatacaaagaaaaatcgtggAACATGAGTGAAATTCAAGAGGATAAAATTCTTGATTTCATTTGTAATTACTATGAaataatctatatctatctatatttatatttatattattataaaagtatgaATAAAATGttggtttacaaaaataaccttttaatattaagcataataactcacaataaaagGATATAATCGGAATTCTAGACATTAGGCTTGTAATcttattagttttaggacataatactacatGTTAGGAATCTTACATGATTACATATAGgaatcctattagtataattattttCGGGCTAGATACATCATACTACATGTTAGCATGTAAACCTAATACCTTTATGAACACTGACACATTTTTAGCCATAtaatcctattacttttaggatatacttcttaaaaaatttctactactaatttaatttgaaaacgtaTTATATTTTCCAAATCCATTTAGAAATAGGAGAgcatatattattataaaaatacgaATACAATATTAATAGACCAAAatagccctaaaatattaaacaGAAGAACTCATAGGGAAAGGACATAACTATAATAACTTATTTTTTGAACTACAATAACTTCtatgttaatttttttaatatttaaaattttaaaagtaATGCAATTTTGTCTATtgaattcttattaaaaatatatggaaaggtttaataaaattaatttcataagaATCCTCCATATTGGTAATATATTACCACTCTATAATATCCAATAACAAAAAAAGAAGTAATATTAAACAGACTGCATAAAgcgttgaaattgagaaaaaatcCCCAAGATAATATATTACTccttatattatatttgaacttctttcctactcaaataatatttttttattattaatttttcgtGCAATACTGAAAATATACCCAATTATTAAAGAACAACTAAGAAAATGTAACGACCtaaccggtcgtttcatgagttaccgttccgtttttcccatttctacttcttattgtcttgttcagctgtattatatgtTATCGCGTTGGTTGGCTcggggttcggagaggttttggtaaggcttgagacacttaatctcttttgagtgagcttaagttggaaaagtcaaccggatgttgacttatctgAAAAAGGGCTCGAATGTGAATTCTGATTGTTCGGATAGTTTCAGGAGGTGATTTtaaacttaggagcgtgatcagaatgtgttttgaaggtccggagtagatttaggcttgaattggcgaaattgaaattttggcgttttccggttgataggcgagattttgatataagggtcggaatggaatatcgaaagttggagtaggtccgttgtgtcatttgtgacgtgtgtgcaaaatttcaggtcattcggacgaggattgatagactttttgatcgaaagcaaaatttagaatttttaggcttgaatccgatgtgattttggtgttttgatattgttttgagcgttttgaagattggaataagtttgaatgatattatgggatatgttgacatatttgattgaggtcccgagggcctcgggtgagtttcgggtggttaaacggatcaaattgcATGTTAAAAGGTTGCAGATTTTAGCTTCAGTTCTGTTGCaggttttccttcttcgcgatcgcgtgaggaggctcgcgatcgcgtagagttttGTAGGGGGCAGTCAAggttgttcttcgtgttcgcgtagTTGGAGCTGTGATCGTGTGAAGTTGTGAGGTTGTTGTTCGCGAATGCGGTCCCTTGTTTGTGATCTCGTAGGTGTAGGATGTCTGAGCATCGTATTCGCGTGGGTGATGATGCGTTTGCGTAGAGTAAATTTGGGGTCAGGGAAGCTTGTGCTTCGCTATCGCGATGAAGGTCCGGCGATCGCAATTAAGAAAATTTAaaagctgggcagaatgtttaaaagaccccctttcgcgatttttggccatatttcaccattgttgagtgattttagagctttttgaagaggattgaagagggaatcaaggggaaacactttgaggtaagatttatggacttaatactcgatcctaatgtgatttctatctaattaaacatggaaattgttgaatctaaagcctaaaattggaagTTATGGCTTGCAAATTGGAGATATAATCtagagatttgaggggtcatttgtggtcagattttgatgtatttgatatgtataaactcgtgagagtataaggattctagttttttgatttttgtcggattccgagacgtgggcccgggggtcgggtttggccaatttcgatatttttgatgtaaattggttattttcgagtgggctttgttcccttagcatattttgatggtataaatctatttttgaatagatttgg
This region includes:
- the LOC104232724 gene encoding putative RING-H2 finger protein ATL21A, translating into MDILKVLLILFLPVLVVYAKNDCSESYCPKNKFPIRFPFYLENQHPQNCGYPGFNLKCNSQGYTVLNLPFSGEFLVRTIRYSNPEIKLFDADNCLARRLMNLNLSSSPFEPYVIVNYTILSCPSEYPLTFRSLVVDCLSNDTTDLLAFYDGSDYEKYMPGCNVTARNLSIASNDLKYSDLFGLSLTWNVPNCTACEAKFELCGFENYSTSKEIRCFGRPKSGSSEGQPMAKVIALSVAIPISLLLLLIFGISLRIYCNKRREASS